One window of the Anopheles aquasalis chromosome X, idAnoAquaMG_Q_19, whole genome shotgun sequence genome contains the following:
- the LOC126570341 gene encoding chondroitin sulfate synthase 2, whose product MGVKFNLGRNHCLLLGFICGFLFSYYSPQDYTESVTECPEVTEHTNKLNGLVDGHGAEFEPQLNLEQKPMIAKKVVKNIVRPRYYYTELGIREKLFLGVLTTTENIDSLATAINRTAAHLVNKIKFFIHAESMKSNFQLKNIVGFTDTRENLRPFHMLKFLADNYLDEYDYFLLVTDTTYVNARMLRNRLEHLSVTMDVYMGRPLADTAAEGVGGPVEGQGTDDESPGTGSTGRYCDLNAGIILSSGVIRKVRANLDWCVRNALGDDHSNNIGKCVRYSAKLNGCHDRWQGVPVSSYRLSSFKIYRDFHLIAKEPSFNGASTVFPVTAADDFYLLHAYFSRVHLETNNERKRQVQEEALQIAGGALSNEVLEVRWPLGVPRTSPPESRHDIIKWTALNLTHIFMRNTEENVRRLSVVDEEDIRNVLNKTITEAGRNQPDDEYRGLHSAYKRFDAVRGMEYRLLLTFYDRRRKRMRTRSFEVIKPISLIEIVPSPYVTESTRVAILLPVLEQQVQETEQFLESYERTCMDSQDNTFLMLIFFYRLDTPSKGDEDVFLPLKNIALAVTEKHKQDGSRVAWVSIRLPPELSAPFDDNHRYYSSLYGAHGRLAFAAVDLALRKIGLESLVLVCSNAATFRPDFLNRVRMNTIQGFQVFSPIGFTMYPCEWTGLCKPCENCDVGQGIGYFDRHNYDVVSFYSNDYVAVRKELEGRLPIVRSDRDIVSLLGTNGTGQGDGGSLTNIVQLFLQAGTDLHVLRAIEPNLRLGSGIRNFLATDPQGDRFAKLNCPEPHGNRQRCIRIASKKQIGDLLVQYSKQRSDSQPTR is encoded by the coding sequence ATGGGTGTAAAGTTCAATCTAGGCCGCAACCATTGCCTGCTGCTTGGTTTCATCTGCGGGTTCCTGTTCAGCTACTACTCACCCCAAGACTATACCGAGTCGGTGACGGAGTGCCCGGAAGTGACCGAGCACACCAACAAGCTGAACGGGCTGGTGGACGGCCATGGGGCCGAGTTTGAACCGCAGCTCAACCTAGAGCAGAAACCGATGATCGCCaagaaggtggtgaagaacATTGTGCGTCCCCGGTACTACTACACCGAGCTGGGCATCCGGGAGAAGCTGTTCCTGGGcgtgctgacgacgacggagaacATCGACAGCTTGGCGACCGCAATCAACCGTACCGCGGCCCACCTGGTCAACAAGATTAAGTTCTTCATCCACGCCGAGAGCATGAAGTCCAACTTTCAGCTGAAAAACATCGTCGGTTTCACGGACACGCGCGAAAACCTGCGACCCTTCCACATGCTCAAGTTCCTCGCCGACAACTATCTGGATGAGTACGACTACTTTCTGCTCGTGACCGATACGACATACGTGAATGCGCGCATGCTGCGTAACCGGCTCGAGCACCTGAGCGTCACGATGGACGTGTACATGGGACGGCCCCTGGCCGACACCGCCGCCGAGGGTGTTGGCGGGCCGGTCGAGGGGCAAGGCACTGACGACGAATcgcccggcaccggcagcaccggccggTACTGTGACCTGAACGCCGGCATCATCCTGAGCAGTGGCGTGATCCGGAAGGTGCGCGCCAACCTGGACTGGTGCGTGCGCAACGCGCTGGGCGATgatcacagcaacaacatcggcAAGTGCGTGCGGTACTCGGCCAAGCTCAACGGTTGCCATGACCGGTGGCAGGGCGTTCCGGTGAGCAGCTACCGGTTGAGTAGCTTCAAAATCTACCGCGATTTCCACCTGATCGCGAAGGAACCCTCGTTCAACGGTGCGTCGACCGTCTTTCCTGTGACCGCCGCCGACGATTTCTACCTGCTGCATGCGTACTTTTCGCGCGTGCACCTCGAGACCAACAACGAGCGCAAGCGGCAGGTGCAGGAGGAAGCACTCCAGATAGCGGGCGGGGCGCTGTCGAACGAGGTGCTCGAGGTGCGCTGGCCGCTCGGTGTGCCACGAACGAGCCCGCCCGAGTCACGCCACGATATCATCAAGTGGACGGCGCTCAACCTGACGCACATCTTCATGCGCAACACGGAGGAGAACGTGCGCCGGCTGTCGGTGGTCGACGAGGAGGACATCCGGAACGTGCTGAACAAAACGATCACGGAGGCCGGGCGCAATCAGCCCGACGACGAGTACCGTGGTTTGCACTCGGCGTACAAGCGGTTCGATGCGGTGCGCGGCATGGAGTACCGGTTGCTGCTCACCTTTTACGATCGCCGACGGAAGCGAATGCGGACGCGCAGCTTCGAGGTGATCAAACCGATCAGCCTGATCGAGATTGTCCCTTCGCCGTACGTCACCGAGAGCACGCGGGTCGCCATCCTGCTGCCCGTCCTCGAGCAGCAGGTGCAGGAAACGGAGCAGTTTCTCGAGAGCTACGAGCGGACGTGCATGGACAGCCAGGACAACACGTTCCTCATGCTGATCTTCTTCTACCGGCTGGACACACCGAGCAAGGGCGACGAGGACGTGTTTCTGCCACTGAAGAACATAGCGCTGGCGGTGACGGAGAAGCACAAGCAGGACGGCTCCCGGGTTGCGTGGGTATCGATCCGGTTACCACCGGAGCTGAGCGCCCCGTTCGACGACAACCATCGCTACTACAGCTCGCTGTACGGGGCCCACGGGCGTTTGGCGTTCGCCGCCGTCGACCTGGCGCTGCGCAAGATCGGCCTCGAgagcctggtgctggtgtgctcgaACGCCGCCACCTTCCGGCCGGACTTCCTGAACCGCGTGCGCATGAACACGATCCAGGGCTTCCAGGTGTTCAGCCCGATCGGCTTCACGATGTACCCGTGCGAGTGGACCGGCCTGTGCAAACCGTGCGAAAACTGCGACGTCGGCCAGGGCATCGGGTACTTCGATCGCCACAACTACGATGTCGTGTCGTTCTACAGCAACGACTACGTGGCGGTGCGCAAGGAGCTCGAGGGCCGGCTTCCGATCGTGCGGAGCGATCGGGACATTGTGAGCCTGCTCGGCACCAACGGTACCGGTCAAGGCGATGGCGGCTCACTGACCAACATCGTCCAGCTGTTTCTCCAGGCCGGCACGGATTTACATGTGCTGCGAGCGATCGAGCCGAACCTGCGGCTCGGTAGCGGTATTCGCAACTTCCTCGCTACCGATCCGCAAGGGGATCGCTTTGCCAAGCTGAACTGCCCCGAACCGCACGGTAACCGGCAACGGTGCATACGGATCGCCTCGAAAAAGCAGATCGGCGATCTGCTGGTACAGTACAGCAAACAGCGCAGCGATAGTCAACCGACGCGATAG
- the LOC126570281 gene encoding dorsal-ventral patterning protein Sog encodes MAKFIAPAACVVGWWWCWLTLTVTLLLLIGTSGPRSVAAARRHPLLIEDEGTRRNRPAECQFGKTIRELHTTWFADLGPPFGVMYCIMCECVPFQKKRRVVGRVQCRNIKNECPKPTCDDPILLPGRCCKSCPGDPQSPDVPQDHLPQATMPEEEERSKHFAALLTGRTTVMLLQRRGDDDAQYDTANPQNVIATGRFSFHKKNLYYSFYVSERAGRPRAIQFVHANGNILEEHTLAIAADAGRFSVYQNTTGKVCGVWRRVPREYRRLLRDELVSVVLLWGDNRSQTAPATELAIAGPVAKYPALSHELFSALLEPATPADGDQPSMVGAGGTAIVSTSSGVTSSIHLTIVLNGLFAPDDVMDVPLVVRLETTDRRQLILEDVQRVRKPSHELNVIELSSPVSVNDLRLLTRGKLALTVESRRNPEALRLHGPVRSRVACEIFQTLLTPHGAELRTDATGLAWMYLNRDGALVYHVQTHQLAAGGGTTGGTTGGGGGPIITLLDDSAKRKPEIETLTVHHRGGGGHHDGGATSDLLLGGTIERMGPRLLEPLYAGEMTMSVANEQNLTLLHGKFVTRHVADARDTGAPILLQRPDAANGEPAAHGGHALGLAWMAVDNECNLHYDLSLAGIPSALHPLQLYLEELPLEAPNAPVSRRLLEDFAGNQLEGFALELPARELAKLETSVIYLEVRTNVTSEPLLRSKVRTVTRVPHHCTIPGGAQGFGGGGGVGGGAVSAGAGPSILAHDNDVQQHNYPFLANDLPTGTVAVDHNKCYHANRFYDDGETWRSTIDSCTMCSCDARRIKCDPIRCPPLRCRNEDIIQRRGDCCPSCNVSRSSTNFSPDQADVLASGINGSSSSSSSSSSSSSSSEQLLQQPRGCMLGEEFHMAGSSWHPYLHPSGFEVCTVCSCDPKSLQVNCARATCPPLACSDKVAYRPDKAACCKVCPQVKEPKSPKKPQGLNGGAKVTGNKDELHDEAGSSVGTLRSPQAILAAGGCRYEDQIYENGQEYHPILATHGEEKCIKCRCKDGQLNCNRKRCGTRPPCPRPQSSKRTGLQQQQQQQQPVDECCPCRPTRHHRKRQQTKEQQANAKS; translated from the exons ATGGCTAAATTTATCGCCCCGGCAGCGTgcgtggtggggtggtggtggtgctggttgacgctgacggtgacgttgctgctgctgatcggcaCCAGTGGGCCCCGTTCCGTGGCCGCCGCCCGCCGCCATCCGCTGCTGATCGAGGACGAAGGAACGCGCCGCAACAGGCCCGCAG AGTGTCAGTTTGGCAAGACGATACGCGAGCTGCATACGACCTGGTTCGCCGATCTGGGCCCCCCGTTCGGCGTGATGTACTGCATCATGTGCGAATGTGTTCCG TTCCAGAAGAAGCGCCGCGTCGTCGGCCGGGTACAGTGCCGGAACATCAAGAACGAGTGCCCGAAACCGACCTGCGACGATCCGATCCTGCTGCCGGGAAGATGCTGCAAGTCCTGCCCGGGAGACCCGCAAA gccCGGATGTACCGCAGGATCATCTTCCCCAGGCAACTATgccggaagaggaggaacgcAGCAAGC ATTTCGCCGCCCTGTTAACCGGGCGCACGACGGTGATGCTGTTACAACGgcgcggcgacgatgacgcccAGTACGACACGGCCAACCCGCAGAACGTGATCGCGACCGGGCGGTTCTCGTTCCACAAGAAGAACCTCTACTACAGCTTTTACGTGTCGGAGCGGGCCGGGCGGCCCCGTGCCATCCAGTTCGTGCACGCGAACGGTAACATCCTCGAGGAGCACACGCTGGCGATCGCGGCCGATGCGGGCCGCTTCAGCGTCTACCAGAACACGACCGGTAAggtgtgtggcgtgtggcgcCGGGTACCGCGCGAGTACCGCCGGCTGCTCCGTGACGAACTCGTgagcgtggtgctgctgtggggCGACAATCGATCACAAACGGCACCCGCCACCGAGCTGGCCATCGCCGGCCCGGTCGCCAAGTATCCGGCACTTTCGCACGAACTGTTCAGTGCACTGCTGGAACCGGCCACCCCGGCCGACGGTGACCAGCCGTCGATGGTGGGCGCAGGTGGGACGGCCATCGTGTCGACGAGCAGTGGCGTCACCTCGTCGATCCACCTGACGATCGTGCTGAATGGGCTGTTTGCACCGGACGACGTGATGGATGtaccgctggtggtgcgccTCGAGACAACCGATCGCCGCCAGCTGATCCTGGAGGATGTGCAGCGTGTCCGGAAACCGTCGCACGAGCTGAACGTGATCGAACTGTCGTCGCCGGTGTCGGTGAACGATTTGCGGCTGCTGACGCGCGGCAAACTAGCGCTCACGGTGGAGTCGCGCCGTAATCCGGAGGCGCTCCGGCTACACGGACCGGTGCGGTCGCGGGTGGCGTGCGAAATCTTCCAAACCCTCCTGACACCGCACGGTGCCGAGCTGCGGACCGATGCGACCGGGCTCGCCTGGATGTACCTGAACCGGGACGGTGCCCTCGTCTACCACGTCCAGACACACCAGCTGGCCGCCGGCGGTGGCACTACTGGTGGcactactggtggtggtggtggtccgatCATCACCCTGCTCGACGATAGCGCCAAGCGGAAGCCGGAAATCGAAACACTGACCGTACaccaccggggagggggaggtcaCCATGATGGTGGCGCGACCTCCGATCTCCTGCTCGGTGGCACAATCGAACGGATGGGACCCCGCCTGCTGGAGCCCCTGTACGCCGGTGAGATGACGATGAGTGTCGCGAACGAACAGAATCTCACGCTGCTGCACGGCAAGTTCGTGACGCGGCACGTGGCCGATGCACGCGATACCGGGGCCCCCATTCTGTTGCAGCGCCCGGATGCCGCCAACGGGGAACCGGCcgcccacggtggccacgccCTCGGGCTCGCCTGGATGGCGGTCGATAACGAGTGTAACCTGCACTACGATCTGTCGCTCGCCGGCATACCGTCGGCACTGCACCCGCTGCAGCTGTACCTGGAGGAGCTGCCACTGGAAGCACCGAACGCGCCGGTGAGCCGCCGGTTGCTGGAGGATTTCGCCGGCAACCAGCTGGAAGGGTTTGCGCTCGAGCTGCCGGCCCGCGAGCTGGCCAAGCTCGAGACGAGCGTCATCTACCTGGAGGTGCGCACGAACGTCACCAGCGAGCCGCTGCTCCGCTCGAAGGTACGCACGGTGACACGGGTCCCGCACCACTGCACCATCCCCGGCGGTGCCCAAGggtttggtggcggtggcggtgtcggtggtggggCGGTGTCGGCGGGGGCCGGACCCTCCATCCTCgcgcacgacaacgacgtccAGCAGCACAACTATCCGTTCCTGGCCAACGATCTACCGACCGGGACGGTGGCGGTCGACCACAACAAGTGCTACCACGCGAACCGCTTCTACGACGATGGCGAAACGTGGCGCAGCACCATCGACAGCTGCACCATGTGCTCGTGCGATGCGCGCCGCATCAAgtgcgatccgatccgctgCCCACCGTTGCGGTGCCGCAACGAGGACATAATCCAGCGGCGCGGCGACTGCTGCCCTTCGTGCAACG TTTCCCGATCATCGACGAACTTCTCCCCGGACCAGGCCGATGTACTGGCAAGTGGCATcaatggcagcagtagcagcagtagcagtagcagtagtagtagcagcagtagtgagCAGTTGCTTCAGCAACCGCGTGGCTGCATGCTCGGCGAAGAGTTCCATATGGCCGGTTCCAGCTGGCATCCGTATCTGCACCCGAGCGGGTTCGAGGTGTGCACCGTCTGCTCGTGCGATCCCAAGTCACTGCAGGTGAATTGTGCGCGCGCCACCTGTCCACCGTTGGCCTGCAGCGATAAGGTCGCGTACCGGCCCGACAAGGCAGCCTGCTGCAAGGTGTGCCCACAG GTGAAGGAGCCCAAGAGCCCCAAGAAGCCGCAGGGTCTGAACGGTGGCGCCAAGGTAACAGGAAACAAGGACGAGCTGCACGATGAGGCGGGCAGTTCGGTCGGGACGCTCCGGTCACCGCAGGCGATCCTGGCAGCCGGTGGCTGCCGCTACGAGGACCAGATCTACGAGAACGGCCAGGAGTACCATCCGATACTGGCGACGCACGGCGAGGAGAAGTGCATCAAGTGCCGCTGCAAG GATGGTCAACTGAACTGCAACCGAAAGCGATGCGGCACACGACCACCGTGCCCGCGACCACAAAGCTCCAAGCGTACCGgtttgcaacagcagcaacagcagcagcagccagttgaTGAGTGTTGTCCGTGCCGACCGACTCGCCATCACCGGAAGCGGCAGCAGACCAAGGAGCAGCAAGCGAACGCCAAGAGTTGA
- the LOC126570354 gene encoding xaa-Pro aminopeptidase ApepP, with protein MKPTGEVLPGLRQLMANLPNNLGAIAAYIIPSTDAHQSEYLAARDERRAFVSGFDGSAGTAVVTEREALLWTDGRYYQQAAKQLDSNWTLMKEGLPSTPSIDAWLAKILKPGSRVGVDANLITTAAWNPLQTSLKTAGCSLLAVEPNLIDLLWREQPAVPHNPLLPLGTTFVGCTVAEKLASVRTKLAEKRATVLLVSALDEIAWLLNLRGTDIDYNPVFFAYVIVTPEQLHLFIDPVQIVPPVLEHFGANGVEVQVHPYGAVHTVLKRLAEACTQLVWISSGSSYALTALIPEEKRFHDITPIQLMKAVKNETEAQGMRDCHRRDGVALCQYFAWLERTLASGGTVDEISGATQLERFRAGQQHYQGLSFTTISASGPNGSIIHYHPLPETNRPITNRELYLCDSGAQYLDGTTDVTRTMHFGTPTAEEIRAFTYVLKGQIALGTAIFPRKVKGQFLDTIARKALWDIGLDYGHGTGHGIGHFLNVHEGPMGIGIRLMPNDPGLEENMFLSNEPGYYKDGQFGIRIEDIVQVITANVGTNFDGRGALTFSTITMCPIQTKLIDVTLLTPAERQHINGYHECVRNELLPLLREANDAETIAWLERETAPI; from the exons aTGAAGCCTACCGGCGAGGTGCTGCCCGGGTTGCGGCAACTGATGGCGAACCTGCCGAACAATCTGGGTGCGATTGCTGCCTACATCATCCCGTCGACGGACGCCCACCAAAGCGAGTACCTGGCGGCGAGGGATGAGCGGCGTGCCTTCGTGTCCGGTTTCGACGGGAGTGCCGGCACGGCGGTCGTGACCGAGCGCGAGGCACTGCTGTGGACGGACGGGCGGTACTACCAGCAGGCAGCCAAGCAGCTGGACAGCAACTGGACGCTGATGAAGGAGGGCCTCCCGAGCACGCCCTCGATCGATGCGTGGCTGGCCAAGATCCTGAAGCCGGGTTCGCGCGTGGGCGTCGACGCTAATCTCATCACCACGGCCGCCTGGAACCCGCTCCAAACGTCCCTCAAAACGGCCGGGTGCAGCCTGCTCGCCGTCGAGCCGAACCTGATCGATCTGCTGTGGCGGGAGCAACCGGCCGTTCCACACAATCCACTGCTGCCGCTCGGCACCACCTTCGTCGGGTGCACGGTGGCAGAGAAGCTGGCCAGCGTTCGCACGAAGCTGGCGGAGAAGCgggccacggtgctgctggtgagcgcGCTCGACGAGATCGCCTGGCTGCTGAACCTGCGTGGCACCGACATCGATTACAATCCCGTCTTCTTTGCGTACGTGATCGTGACGCCGGAGCAGCTGCACCTGTTCATCGATCCGGTCCAGATCGTGCCGCCCGTGTTGGAGCACTTCGGTGCGAACGGCGTCGAGGTGCAGGTGCACCCGTACGGCGCGGTGCACACGGTGCTGAAGCGGCTCGCCGAGGCGTGCACACAGCTCGTGTGGATTAGCTCCGGCTCGAGCTACGCCCTTACCGCGCTGATACCGGAGGAGAAACGCTTCCACGACATCACGCCCATCCAGCTGATGAAGGCGGTCAAGAACGAGACGGAGGCGCAGGGTATGCGCGACTGTCACCGGCGGGACGGGGTCGCTCTGTGTCAGTACTTTGCGTGGCTCGAGCGGACACTCGCGTCCGGCGGCACGGTCGACGAGATCAGCGGTGCGACGCAACTGGAGCGCTTCCGAGccgggcagcagcactaccaggGCCTCAGCTTCACCACGATCAGCGCATCCGGACCGAATGGTTCGATCATCCATTATCATCCGCTGCCCGAAACGAACCGGCCCATCACCAATCGCGAGCTGTACCTGTGCGATTCCGGTGCCCAGTATCT CGACGGCACGACGGATGTAACGCGCACGATGCACTTTGGCACACCGACGGCCGAGGAGATCCGGGCGTTCACGTACGTGCTCAAGGGCCAGATCGCGCTCGGGACGGCCATCTTTCCGCGCAAGGTGAAGGGCCAGTTTCTCGACACGATCGCACGGAAGGCCCTGTGGGATATCGGGCTCGACTATGGGCACGGAACCGGCCACGGCATCGGCCATTTCCTCAACGTGCACGAGGGACCGATGGGCATCGGCATCCGGCTGATGCCGAACGATCCCGGGCTCGAAGAGAACATGTTCCTGTCGAACG AACCGGGCTACTACAAGGATGGCCAATTCGGCATTCGGATCGAAGACATCGTGCAGGTGATTACGGCGAACGTTGGCACCAACTTCGATGGGCGCGGTGCGCTCACcttcagcaccatcaccatgtgCCCGATCCAGACTAAGCTGATCGACGTCACCCTGCTAACGCCGGCTGAACGGCAGCACATCAACGGCTACCACGAGTGCGTCCGCAACGAGCTGTTACCGTTGTTGCGTGAGGCAAACGATGCGGAAACGATCGCATGGCTCGAGCGCGAAACTGCACCGATCTAG